Part of the Pyricularia oryzae 70-15 chromosome 3, whole genome shotgun sequence genome, CTCGTCGCCATCACGCACGTCATTCGGCGAGTTCTCTCCGGGCGGCTGCGCATTAGGGTCGTTGCTCGCATCGTGCTcctgcggcggcagcaagCCTAGGTGCTCCCTCCACAGGTACCTGCGGAGCGTGGTAGCATGGTACCCAGCCTCGAACGGCTGGCCGTTCATCGTGGATGGGATCCTGTGCGTGTCCTCCATAACAATCGACAGCTCGCTATCGTGGTTACCCTGCTGGCTGCGGTCGTTGaggttgctgctgccgcatATCACGACCCTGTCATCTGCAATGAGCAGCTTGGCGTGGATGTAAAGCTCCTCCTGGATCCAGTTCTCTACCTCATCCTTGGGCTCGCCCTCCCACAGCTCCGAGGACAGCGGCCCTGTGCCAGCCATGGCGTGGTGAGCTACAGTGTATGCAGACTTGActtcctgctcctgcttgCCCTGCACCTCCTCGAACTTGCGTTTTGCGTCAAGCGCGGCCTCGGCCCCAGGCGTTAGGTGATCCTGTGCCTCGCCTTGACCCAACTGTTCCGCCTCAACTCCCATCTCAGTATCTCGGCCGTCCCGAGCTGCCGCGGTACCATTCACAGCGGTACCGTGCACAGCCGAACCCATGATCTCTTCTGCCTCTGCTCGCTGGACGTCCTGGTACCTAACGCCGGACTCCTCTTCGAGCTGCTTGATACCCGGTGTCTTGTTGAGTCGGTCATAGGACCTCAAGTTGAAAAAGAATATGTATTTGGTCGGGTCGACACCTTCCTTTTTGATCATCTCGAATATTGAGTGCTCGCCTCGACAAATTGACTTGTACTGGTAGTCCATGATGGCTCGCGTGCCGGTCGCAGCATCTTCTCTCAGATCACCTGCGAAACCTGGTACCGCCGGGATTAGGACAATGATGCGGAACTTGCGACCTTCCTTTGCAGCCCGGAGAACCGCGTTGACCATCGCACGGCCGATGGTGTTGTGGATAGGTGACTGCTGATCACCGGTTGCGGTGATGAAGAACTGGTTCTCGATGTAGACGTAATGTTGCGCCTCCTCTATGACCTTGATGTACGCGTTCTGTATGGACTTCTCATTCAGTATGCCACTAGACCAGTCATCACTGGATCGTACCACCTGGGCGTGGACAGTGCCGCGGTTGTTTAGGTTCTTTTCCTCGACGGGCCTCAATGGGTGCAGGACGTAATCGCCAACAGGGTGTTTGGGCCTCTGTACTCCAACCAGGTCCTCATCATCTCCCTGTCTGCCCCTAAGCTCAAGCCAGTCGTAGCGTTCATCTCTCTTGTACTTGTCACGCTTGACAAAGTTCCAGCGTAGCACAAAGTGCTCGGCAATGTCGAACACACAGGGCCCGATGAGACCCATAGCCACATCGTGCCACGGCATGCGCCCGTACTCGACTTTGCCGAGTTCGTTTTGTTTCCAGTCTTCCACGTTCTTAAAGTCCATGATGCGGTTGTTGTTGAAGTCCTGGCCAGGCCAAACTTCATTGGCAACACCTTCGGGATGGGCATCAGCCAGGGCGTGCTGATGGTTATCCCAGCGACCGAAGCAAAGGTCCAGCCCGCCGATGAAAGCCATGGCGTAATCGATGACTATGAACTTCTCGTGGTGTGCCCAGTAGAAGGTCATATCGGCAGCATTCTCAAAGACGTTATGGTCCGGGTGGCGGCCGACTTGGATGTTGCCATAGCCAGGGCTACCCTCGGGGCAGAGAGACAGCAGTGCACGCTTTGTGTGTGCCGAGTTGCATGTCAATGCGGCCTCGACTTCTCGATAGACCTGAACATATATCTTGACGCCCTGCTCCGCCTTGCGCTTCAGCACCCTGTCAAGGCGCCACTCCTGGTTGTGGTAGGGCGGCCGGCGCAAGAAGAGCTCAGGCGACAGCCACCAATCCGCAATGTAGATGGTCTCCTTGGCATTCTCGAGAGCCTCAGAGACGGCCCAACAATAGTCCCGGCCATCAACATACCACTTGATGAGGTTTCCGTCTCGCTCGGGGAAGAAGGAGGTAAATCGGTGGGATTCGCTAATCTTGGTTCGCTTCTCGTCGCAGGCCTTTTCGTGTTCTTCATCGTGCCGGTGTGCCGGGTTGAACTACAAGTCATTCGATTAGTATCCACCGCCTCCAAGACCGCCCAAGCAGATAGTCCAAGCAGGAGGCGCCACTTACAATATTGGCAAACTTGCCAATCTGGTGTCTACGCGTTCAGCCCCAGAGTCAGTACAATATTACTCCCTTTGGAAACGTGGGCAAGCGCCGAGATAGCCGAGCCATGATTCCCATACTTTTTGTGCGTTAGGTGGATCTTCGCATCATGTAGTTTGGTCCCTTCCAGCTTGTCCTTCAGCTCGTGGACCTCGTGCTTCAACTTTTGCAATAGACCAGACATTTTATAGAACTTGCTGCGAGAGCGGTCCTCGCGGTTGGAGCCGTCAGGGTATGGAAACAAGCATGAGACGTAGTAAACGAGCAAGTTGACGGCTTTCTAACCCAGTCTGCAAGCAGTAGTATGCAAATATAGGAAAATCTCGACAGCACGTCGCAGACACATTGGGGGCTGGACAGGGACAAGATACACAGAATAGCTGGAAACCCGCGGCTAGCGGCAGAAAACAGGTTCGCGGCGCTCGTTCTGACTTGGAGAAGAAGCTTGGCGGGGTAAACCTATGACGGCGATGATATGACAACACTATTCGCCAATTGCCGGGGAGAAACAGGGAGGGGTTAACCATGCGCGTTTGGACCTTGGCGGCTTCCGTTTGGATGTGGAGCTGGGTTTTTTCTTGCGCATCCGTGGTCGAATTGCGACCATGCAAGGCAACTGGTCTCGGGTAATCGGCACAAATCTTAGCGTTGCGTCCGGTACACAGCACGTGAACCTGCTGGTCGCGTGCCTACCTCtgataaaaaaaagctcaGCTGGTGCTGTAAATGTCCAACCGTTGGTCAATtgcttttaattgcaggcTGGAATGATCGCGAGTGCTAAATTGGCGTTGTTCAGCAACGGTTACTGTTACACTCTAGAGGGACAGGGTCATGACAGGGGTGTCGGTAAGCTGTCATTGTACAGCTATGACATCATCAAAAGCATGCCTGAAAGTTGAGACGAATTCATCGCAAGTTGCCCCATCGAGCAGGCATGAACCTGACAAAGTCCTCACTGCAATTTTCGGTAACAAAAGGTTCAGACTAAAAGAAAATGGCAAAGGAGACTTTTCGAGCCTCGGCTTGTAGCTTAGTAACAGTAACACCAGAATACAAGTTTGGCAGGATGTatataaggtaggtaggtacctacggaTTTATCTCACAAGTggtacctaccacctaccaGATACTTCTACCGGTATGTACGTAGACCCTAGCTACGATTTAATGCGTGCGGCTGCCATGCGGGAAAAGCGGAATAACTTAAAAAAGAATCGCGGGTGTCAAACTGACATGCATCTCAGAAAAGCCAACACCCAGTGGTCACTTGGCAAATTGCACCTAACAAACACCATACTTGCAAGGCTAATGCGCCTAATGTAACCATCACATGCACAGCGGATCTAGGTCTACCATAGTACTGAATTCAACGCCCGTACCCTCCCTCAAAATCTTTCCCAATGAACTGATCCAAAGACAACTAACCCTTTGTCGGTGGTTCGATGGATCATTTGGAGTGGTGACAT contains:
- a CDS encoding phospholipase D p1; this translates as MSGLLQKLKHEVHELKDKLEGTKLHDAKIHLTHKKHQIGKFANIFNPAHRHDEEHEKACDEKRTKISESHRFTSFFPERDGNLIKWYVDGRDYCWAVSEALENAKETIYIADWWLSPELFLRRPPYHNQEWRLDRVLKRKAEQGVKIYVQVYREVEAALTCNSAHTKRALLSLCPEGSPGYGNIQVGRHPDHNVFENAADMTFYWAHHEKFIVIDYAMAFIGGLDLCFGRWDNHQHALADAHPEGVANEVWPGQDFNNNRIMDFKNVEDWKQNELGKVEYGRMPWHDVAMGLIGPCVFDIAEHFVLRWNFVKRDKYKRDERYDWLELRGRQGDDEDLVGVQRPKHPVGDYVLHPLRPVEEKNLNNRGTVHAQVVRSSDDWSSGILNEKSIQNAYIKVIEEAQHYVYIENQFFITATGDQQSPIHNTIGRAMVNAVLRAAKEGRKFRIIVLIPAVPGFAGDLREDAATGTRAIMDYQYKSICRGEHSIFEMIKKEGVDPTKYIFFFNLRSYDRLNKTPGIKQLEEESGVRYQDVQRAEAEEIMGSAVHGTAVNGTAAARDGRDTEMGVEAEQLGQGEAQDHLTPGAEAALDAKRKFEEVQGKQEQEVKSAYTVAHHAMAGTGPLSSELWEGEPKDEVENWIQEELYIHAKLLIADDRVVICGSSNLNDRSQQGNHDSELSIVMEDTHRIPSTMNGQPFEAGYHATTLRRYLWREHLGLLPPQEHDASNDPNAQPPGENSPNDVRDGDETWKFVEDPLDEKLWETWTGQATENTDIFRHLFHADPDDHVKTFEDYDHFRPAKGIKTGHIFDRFIPPEDVREKLDKIKGHLVWMPLEFLSEAEMAETGLQVNQWTESIYT